In the genome of Planctomyces sp. SH-PL62, the window GACGAACCGGCGGGCCAGCCAGTCCAGCAGTTCGGGGTGCGACGGGGCCTCGCCGAGCTTGCCGAAGTCGTTCGAGGTCGCCACCAGGCCCCGGCCGAAGTGGTCCTGCCAGGCCCGATTCACGACCACCCGAGTCGTCAGCGGGTTGTCCGGCCGGTTCATCCACGCCGCCAGCGCCAGCCGCCTGCCGGTCGAATCCGGCGCGACGGCGACGGGCGGGATCGCCGCCGGCGACGGGTCGAGCACGGACGGGAAGCCCGGCTCCACCGGGGTCGGCGCCTTGCGACCCCCCGGGATCGCGGTCGGCGGGGCCTCGGCCCCCACGTCCCGCACGCCCAGAGCCACGGGCAGGGGCGCGGGCTTGATCGCGTCGAACGTCTTCAGCTCGGCCGTCAGCTCCTTCCAGCGCGGGCGGTCGCCCGGGGCGATCGTGGCCTCGGTCACCCTCGTGTGCTCCAGGGCCACCTGGCGGTACGCGAGCGCCTTGATCTGGCGGTCGTAGGGAGACATCTCGGCGTCGGGCCGGAAGAGCATCGCCTGGAGGTCGGGCGTGAACTTGGCGACGATGTCGCGCTCGAGCCTGTCGCGGGCCGGCTTCTCCACCCCCGCGAGCTTCGCGCGGACGTCGGCAGTCGCCCGCTCCCAGGCGGCGAGCTTCGCGTCGTGCTCGGCCGTCCGGGCCGGGGTCGCCAGCGGCAGGTCGTCGATCGGCAGGATCGGCGTGAAGAAGGCCTGGAGGCGGTAGTAGTCGGCCTGGGCGATCGGGTCGAACTTGTGGTCGTGGCAGCGGGCGCAGCCCACGCTCAGGCCCAGGAACGCCTCGCCCACGACGTCGGTGATCTCGTTGAGGATGTCGGACCACTGGCCGCGGACGTTCCGCTGGTTGTTCTCGTAAGGGCCGAGCCGGAGGAAGCCGGTGGCGATCGCGGCGTCGGGATCGCCGGGCGCCAGCTCGTCGCCGGCGAGCTGCTCGGCCAGGAAGCGATCGTACGGCTTGTCCTCGTCGAACGAGCGGACGACGTAGTCGCGATAGCGGTAGGCGTCGGGGCGGTAGCTGTCGGCGTTGTGGCCGTCGGACTCGGCGTAGCGGACCACGTCCAGCCAGTGTCGGCCCCAGCGCTCGCCGTATCGCGGCGAGGCCAGCAGGCGGTCGACCAGTTGCTCGAAAGCGTCGTCGGCCTCGTCGGCGAGGAACGCGTCGACCTCCTCGGGCGTCGGCGGCAGGCCGTGCAGGTCGAACGTCAGGCGACGGATCAGGGCGGTTTTGCCCGCCTCGGGCGCGGGGGTCAGCCCGGCGTCGAGCAGCCCCTTGAGGACGAACCCGTCGATCGGGTTCCGCGCCCAGCCCTCCCAGGGGGAACCGGCGACGGCGCCCGGATCGGGAGGGGCGACATCCTGCAAGGGCTGGAACGACCAGAACGAGGCGTCGGCCTTCTCGACGGCGGGGCGGGGGGCCTCGGCCGTCGACTCGGCCTCGCCGCCGGGCCAGAAGGCGCCGGCCTCGACCCATCGCACCAGCGCGGCGACCTCGGCGTCTTCGAGGCGGCCCGAGGGGGGCATCTCCAGCCCCTCATACCGCACCGCCTCGACCAGCGGGCTCTCGGCCGGCTTCCCCGGCTCCACCACCGCGCCGGTCTCGCCGCCGCGCAGCAGGGCTTCCCGCGAATCCAGCCGCAGGCCCCCCTTCTGCTTCTCGGCCCCGTGGCAGGACTGGCACTTCGCGATCAGGAGCGGCCGGACCTCCTGCTCGAAGAGCCGGACTCGCTCAGCCTCCGCGCGCAGGTCCGTCGCGTCTCCTTCGCCTGCGCGCGCCGTGGCGCCGATCGACGCCAGCGCCGCCGCGATCCCCAGGGCCAGGACTCGACCCGCCCAGATCCTCGAAACGTCACCCATGCGGCTTCGATCTCCGGGGAGGTTCCAGACGATCGCATCGCGACCGCGAAAACCGGAGAGAGGCGGCCGGTCGGAGCGACCGTGCGGCGGGGCTTTCGCGATCCAACATCTGTTCAAGGAGGATTCATCCTACATCTTCCGCCGGCCCAGGGCTACTTCGTTCCTCCGGCCCGCTCCCGATCCAGACCGATCCCGCGCGGCCGGGATTCGCGGGCCTCACGCACCAGGCGGGCCGCATAATCGGAAACTTCATGCAAATCGTTTCATCCGCCGGAATCGCGCGCCGATAAGGGAGACTGTGGAGGGCTGTCGGGCGGCTCGGATTCCCGTCGGGAAGTGGCGGATCGAAGATGCGTAGATCGTACGCGGGCGAACGGCGAGGGATTCGGCGGCTCGGCTGGGCGCTCGTCCTGGGGGTCCTGGGGGTCGCGTCGGCGTACGGGCAGAGCCCCAGCGTCGAGGATCGCCTCCGCTCGCTGGAGGACGCCAACCGGGCCCTGCTGGAGCAGAACCGCCTGCTCATGGAGCGCCTGGGCGAGGTGAGCGAGAAGTACGGCCAGGTCGATGAGCAGCTCCGATCGCTGAACAAGCAGCTCGA includes:
- a CDS encoding PSD1 and planctomycete cytochrome C domain-containing protein; translation: MGDVSRIWAGRVLALGIAAALASIGATARAGEGDATDLRAEAERVRLFEQEVRPLLIAKCQSCHGAEKQKGGLRLDSREALLRGGETGAVVEPGKPAESPLVEAVRYEGLEMPPSGRLEDAEVAALVRWVEAGAFWPGGEAESTAEAPRPAVEKADASFWSFQPLQDVAPPDPGAVAGSPWEGWARNPIDGFVLKGLLDAGLTPAPEAGKTALIRRLTFDLHGLPPTPEEVDAFLADEADDAFEQLVDRLLASPRYGERWGRHWLDVVRYAESDGHNADSYRPDAYRYRDYVVRSFDEDKPYDRFLAEQLAGDELAPGDPDAAIATGFLRLGPYENNQRNVRGQWSDILNEITDVVGEAFLGLSVGCARCHDHKFDPIAQADYYRLQAFFTPILPIDDLPLATPARTAEHDAKLAAWERATADVRAKLAGVEKPARDRLERDIVAKFTPDLQAMLFRPDAEMSPYDRQIKALAYRQVALEHTRVTEATIAPGDRPRWKELTAELKTFDAIKPAPLPVALGVRDVGAEAPPTAIPGGRKAPTPVEPGFPSVLDPSPAAIPPVAVAPDSTGRRLALAAWMNRPDNPLTTRVVVNRAWQDHFGRGLVATSNDFGKLGEAPSHPELLDWLARRFVADGRRFKALNRLIVTSAAYRQSTFRPESEVEEARLIDPADRLLWKRPVMRLEAEEIRDAMLAVSGELAPARGGPAVDATTPRRSIDCKVVRNRRDPILDAFDAPDGFNSTGLRNTTTTVTQTLQMINGPWTLARAKAFAARLDRLTADVKEQGEARDSARIALAYRLTAGRDPDDDEKAAGLAFLDRPDEAEALVDYCHVLLNSSEFLYVD